The Microcebus murinus isolate Inina chromosome 9, M.murinus_Inina_mat1.0, whole genome shotgun sequence nucleotide sequence ataggcgtgagccaccgtttCCGGgcctatttttacaaaatataaacaactgggccaggcgtggtggctcatgcttgtaatcctagtattctgggagacagaggcaggaggatggctcaaggtcaagagtttgaaaccagcctgagccaagagcaagacccgtctctactataaacagaaagaaattaattggccaactaatatatatagaaaaaattagccaggcatggtggcgcatgcttgtagtcccagccactcgggaagctgaggcagcaggattgcttgagcccaggagtttgaggttgctgtgttctaggctgacgccacggcactcactctagcctgggcaacaaagtgagagtctgtctcaataaaaaaataaaaataggttggTTGGTCTAATCTTTTGAATGTATACagcattttttacttctttctgtgtaTCATGCTAATGaaagctagatttttaaaatatttggcagCAACCCTTAGGTTCCTTATAATCAACCCTTAGGTTAGATTTATAATCACTGTCATACTGTATTATGAAAGTTGTAGTATTTTGATTTTACCTTTTGTGTGCAAACCAGAAGTGCCATAATTGGGAGAATtgccacacaaacacacacacacacaacagaggACTATAAATTAAGGCTTGGGCATACTGTCTACTACCTTTGGGCTTCTGCAGTCACCTGCTCTTAAAGTGTTTGCTTGGTCCTTCTGGTACTGTGTGTTGGGAAAACATGGGAAGagcttcttttctcttccctttccctttctctttccctttcccttcccttccaacTTATAGAAACTACTCACTAAATGGTGAGTATGAGCAGGTCTTCTGTTTGCCTTTAACAAATTAAAGCCATGGTATTCTTTTGTTCCCCTTTAGGTACTTCATCAGTTTGTAAGACATGAGTCTGAAATAGCTAGCAGTTTGGTTCTTGAAAGATGTAAGTAGCTAATTTCCaagtttaaaatgttctttatagtAATGTGCTAATATTCTCAAATGTGCTGTAGAAGAGGTACGTTGTTTAGGTTAACCATATTATCATCATGTCTTTGGCTTGTGTTTGCTCCTAAGATCTTGGCTTTGACCCATCGTGCTATAGGTTCCTAGTATAAATTGGGCCCTTATGAAGCAGATACTGCTCAATTTTGTTTTCACTGTCCAGCTGTAAGAATTTCCTTGAGTCATGTTTGGTTATCTCAGTCCCTCAAGGTTATGTTACATTACGCTGAGATTATAAAAGATACTGTTTCACAGAAATATTCTCTTGTATTTATGAAGATTTTCAGATctcagatttgttcttttagtttcacatgcatttaaaaaagacattttaaagaacaGTTAAAGAGTTTAACGTTGGTTTTGTGGGGTTGCTTTTTGTATGAttattttctacctctttttcttcccactctcctttcattcattcctttaatgTATTTTCTGATCTTGTAGAACTTGGGTTTTGCTTAATACAGAGATTGAAGTTGAAGTAGTATTTATAGCTGTTCATCTTCTGGACATTTCTCTCAATCTCAGGTGTGGATTTCCTTAATGGTCAAtttgggctgttataacaaaatatcatttatttctcacagttctggaggctagaagcccaagatcagggtgccagcatgaaAGGGCtcttggtgagggctctcttcctggcttgtagatggtgGTCTTCTTACTGTATCttcatggcagagagagagaagctctggtctcctcctcttcttataacaacactaatcccatcatgggagCCTCACCCTCATGACTTCATTTAAGCTGAATTATCTCCTAAATGGCCTGCCCATCCACCCCTGGCCTAAATACTAgcacattgggagttagggcttcaatgtATGACTTGGAGGGGGTACAAATATTCAGTCCACAGCAGATTCCTAATCTCATTTTATCTCTACATTTCATTTCAGCCCTGAATCGTGTTCAGTTACTTGGGCGAGTGGGTCAGGATCCTGTCATGAGACAGGTGGAAGGAAAAAATCCAGTCACGATATTTTCTCTAGCAACAAATGAAATGTGGCGATCAGGGGACAATGAAGAATACCAAATGGGTGAGTGGAAAAGATTggagttttaattttatcagCAATAAACAGACATTATTTATTGCCAATTATCTAATTAGAGATAAGTTACTTTTAAACAAGGTATGTCTTTAATTCTGTTCTGTTAGAAAGTGTGACACTGGTTTTGCTGGGCATGTTGTCCGTTAACATTTGTTTTGTCTGCTGGCATTTGTAACTATATTTCCTATTCCTGTTATCTAGGTGATGTCAGTCAAAAGACAACATGGCACAGGATATCAGTATTCCGGCCAGGCCTCAGAGATGTGGCATATCAGTATGTTAAAAAGGGGTGAGTTGAAGAAGGAAGGATCTTACTGATTCAAagctgcagtcctcaaccttttggcaccagggactggtttcatggaagacaatttttccactgatggaGGATGGGGGAtgtgtggggtggtggggaggggtatTCACTGTCTCAGCTGCACCttggatcatcaggcattagattctcataaggagcgtgaaGCCTAGATCCCTTgcgtgtgcagtttacagtaggatttGCGCTCCTATAAGGATCTAATGCTGCTGCAGATCTGACAGGAGGTAGAGCTCATGGTGAGCTcaggtgatgcaagcaatggggagcggctgtaaacacagatgaagcttgcCAGCAGCTTACCTACTGTtttgtggcccggttcctaacggGCCACAGACTGATACTTGTCCgtggcccagggtttggggaccacagttttaaaGAACTGGTAGCAAGTATTCTCATGGCAAAAAACATGTAACTTCTCCTTTTTCCCTGAGTTGTTTATTAAGTCCCTGATACTGTACATGGCATGTTGATATGTGTGTGATTAATTCACAGGTTTTAGCCTGTGAATGTAAACATGGTTTTAGCCTCCTAAGAACTTACGATTTAGGGCAAGCAAGGCATGTACATAAATAGAAGTAGATGAAGCAGGAGAAAAGGCAGAGTGTTATTAAGTGCCATTTGGGTAAGTGGAACACAAGCTTTTAGGAGTTACCTTGCCTCCGTGACCAAGGATTCTGAGCGTGGTGTCTTGTCTCTTGGCATCCACATGATGTCTTTAGTGGAGGGTCTGGAACGTCTGAATCCTGACACATTGAGTTATTATGGTAATAGTCACAgcagttattttatatttgataattttttatagGCTTAGTAGTTCCCTTTTAGAATACTTGGATTGAGTATGtataaaaaatgtcttttccaaACTTGTAGGACAGAAGGGTGTGTTTAACAGCAGTTGTGTTAATAATTAATGTTTAGAAATCTACTTGTTTTGTAGAAATAGTcaaaacatttcttgaaaaatCATTTCAACAGTgactaaaatttctattttcaataacTGCATAGCGTTTCTTTGTATGTATTTCCATTGCCCTTTATGTATGTATGAATATGTGCgtaaatacacacaaacacatatagaATATTTCAAGGAAAGTATCTACTTGCAGTTCCACCTACTGATAGATGAAtctatttgtgtatatgtttgtgtgttttctttggcACCTGATCATTTcactaattttgtcttttttggtcGTAGTGGACTCTGAAAACTGGTGCCATTATGATCATTTTTCTACCCTTTAAAATCATAGTATGATTGTCTGGTCTAGATAGTATAGAAATAATTGTAGTAATTAACTCTGAGTGATACACTAAGCTGAAAAcctctgttttaaattttaataatctaagtCCTTTGAGAATAAGGTCATAAACCTTACTATAGaaaggaattgataaataagagaaaatcaaatttgTTAGGGACTCCAAAATCTAATCTCAAGGAAAATGACACATTGGAAATCACTTTTCGAAATTTAAAGGTTGCCACTGAGTTGTTCTttgaacaggttttttttttttttttttttaacttccgtTAGATAAATGGCTGAAGGATGAAAACATTGTCCTTTTTACTTGGAGGTGTCAAGTTTGTTTGTACATTCTGTTTTAGTACTCATAATTCTGAACTTTGAGAAGTGGTAgcaaaaatgagattatatatttCATCCTTTTATCCATATTATATCCAGAGGTGTATACTCATTACCACCTCTGACCTGACTCTTGTCTTGTAAAGCATATTAGAATCTTGAGTAAAAagtgttaattttatttctattagggCTCGAATTTATGTGGAGGGGAAAGTAGACTATGGTGAATACatggataaaaataatgtgaGGCGACAAGCAACAACGATCATAGCTGGTAAGAAGCTTGTGACAATGtttagctattctttttttccccctcttctaaAAGCTTGGTTATCTTGTAAATAACCTTAACTGGGGCTATGAGTACAGATGCTATGAGAATGAAGACAATTCACTAGAAGAATTCTGTAACTCTGGTTTTTTGCTTGCCAAGAGTTTCtgcatttctttattcctttagaaaattaaaaataatacacacactTTTAGATCACAGGTAACTTTTGAGTAGAGTGTAAAATTGAATTGTCCATGCTAGTACTTACTGTTGggaattagaaaaatttaaatctattGTCTTTGAAGGAAATGGCCTAAATAGGGAGAAGCACATGCCTCAGAAATTTGAAGATTTATGCAGAACCTCTTTGGTGCTCCATATGGTGACACTtctatttgaaagttaaaaatttttaatgttctctAAAATAGAATACAGCATAGAAAAGATAGACACATAAAGCTTAAAGAAGATTAAGAAGATATCCCCTAGGGAAGagattttaaacttttgaaaattctacaagaactttgaaaataatatgcCCTTTTGGATGTCTTTAAATTGACATTATGacatttttatcaatataaaattatgttactcttaaatatattaatggaGTCTAAATACCATAGCAATCTGATACCCACCATCATACAAAAAAATGCATGAACAAACTCTTCaacatttggaaattttacattattcttttttctttgaacttgttttaccatttccattttctcctcaGAAATGTATCTTAATATAATAACATTGTATAGTTAAGAATCTTTTATTATTCATCTTATTTATctgtaacaaaaatatatacataaaataaatttttagatatttaaattctGTGACAAATTCTTATTGGATTATCATTAAAGTTGTTTTTAGTACCCAATTGACCCAAacaattttaatgtataaatataaaaactaaaatattatcgGACCTATATGTCTTTTAATGAGATGctgcttttttcatttcttggatAAATTGCAAAATTTAGACATTGTTAAGtctcagttttgtttgtttttgtggataTAAACACTAAGAAACCTTGTTTTTATAGATAATTAAAtgggaataaaagaaattttattaatttcttgatGTTTATGAACTTCTGAGTTGTGTTAAAATTAGATAATAtcatctaaaaattttttattttggaaaatgtcaaacatatataaaagtagaatagTAAAATGAACCCCCACTATTTAGCCTCCTCAGTTATCAGCTAATGGCCAGTATTATTTCATCTGTTTCCGGCCACTTTACCTCCACCTAGATTCTTTTGAAGCAGAGTCCAGACATTGTAtcatttcattcttaaatttCAGTATTTATCTCCAAAAGATAAAGGTGTCTGTTTAAAAACATAACTACCATGCTATTATAactaatattagaaaattattggtaattatttttttactaaatatgAGCGTTCAGAGTTCCTTGATTACTTCATAAACACCCTTATATCACATGGTTTATATATATCTTGTCTCTTTCAATTGACagattttcctttatcttctttttccctttgctgCAGAGTTCATGTCTTAATCACTAGACCatattgataaattataatttgttataaataatcatatatttttttactgataatctaccattttgtttttttcttgtcacTAGTTTTTACTAACATGGTCAGTTAACTATAGGTTTATGACTGATTGTACAACCAAATAGATCTTCAGTGACATTTGAATTGAAGAAAGTAGAGTTTAATTTGGTTGATAGTTTatggttcattatttttttctcctagggATTacatctgtaatttaaaaataaccaccGGTAGATGGCACTCTTGGCTTTTTCTATAGTGATGTCAGGTCTAATAGTCTCTTCTGAAGTAACCATTTTATACCGAAACATTTCGTTTTTGGAAGACTATAGTTATGAACAAATATTCAGTCCTTTGTGGGtaattttatagttaaaaaaaatctatatcttttggaattataaaggaaatacagttgtttctctgtgtctgtgggttctgcatccttggattcaaccaaccacagattgaatatgtatttgaaaaaaagaaagcaataaaaataatagtacaacaataaagaataatacaaataaaacaatacagtataacaattatttaatagcatttatattgtattagatattagtaatctaaagatgatttgaAATCTATgtgaggatgtgtgtaggttatatgtgactactacaccattttataccagagacttgagcatctgtgaatTTTGGTAGTCATGGAAATCCTAGAACctatcccccatggatactgtAGGACGACTTTACTACTTCTCTTCCTTTGCTTATCCATAGCTAACTCCCTCTGGAGCAGCATTTCAAGAGCAATGTCTGatgttttttgataaaaatgctCACTCTATAATATTTATTAGTAAAAATTTCCATAAGAATGAGTATAATAAAgctatttattatttagaaataaagtatCTTCTATATGagtttttaaacttatttaaaaacaaataaatctgtCACAGCTAACAAGGCCACATGTGGACCCCTGTCCTTTGCTCCGTAACTCCAGCATGTGGAATGATGTGCCTTGATCTTTTTTTATATGAAGGTGTACTGCCTGGTTTTATGGCGTCTGTCTGAGCATTGCAAGCATACAATTTTTGACCAGTGTTTATGTTGGAAGTTACTTCTCAGAAGAGTTTATCTTGTTTTTAGGGAAGACaaaaaatattccacattttctaaCAAGGTCTGAATTGTTGGACAAACAGCCAAAGCCCAACTTTTAGCTCCATTTATGCCTATTGCATATACCTCTCATGAACATAGCAagagttattttatgttttgaaaagttCTCTAAAATTCATTTAGTGAACAGCACTAAAGTGTATATGTATTATAGTGGAATCAATAAAGAGACGGAGAAAGTgttctgaaaataatatttacactTTGGCTTTTTTACAGATAACATTATATTTCTGAGTGACCAGACCAAAGAGAAGGCGTAGAATGGACGATTCTTCTTTGGCCATTGTTTGGTACAGTCTCAATTCCAATCATGTATAGTCTTTGTAGTTTCTAAagataagaattaaaatactcctttatataaaatgagtgATAATATTTTTCCTGTTATTCCCTCTACCCTTTTTCTAGCATAACCTCAGTAGCTACTATCTATTATGGCATTTACTAgttgtttattgttttgggatggTTTCTATGTATAAGTATACAAAATAATGAGCTTTCAGGTTCATCCATCTGTGTTATGGCAAAAGGATAAATGTCCTTTGGGAAGGCCCCCTTTTTTTATATGCTCTTCTATTATAGTATTGATTCAGCCCAGTATATAGTAAGCATCACTATATATTAGATATTTATCCCATGGTTGTAAATATTGATTTTCTTACCTGTTTGCCCTATAGACTTGAAGGCAAGGACTGAGTCTTCTCTATGTACTTGCACCCTGACTGGTGCTTGGCACAAAATAAccactcagtaaatgttgacAGAATGATCCCAGTGGGATACTAAGCTTCAGCCCAAATTGAAAGGGGTTGCTGAACAATGGTTAGTGTCTAACCTAAATATCTTTAACCTACCTTCTTCACATCTTTTGTTTTTGGATaattttattagtagtatttaTGAAACATAGTTTGCCAGCAGTATAAGGACCTGAAATATAATGAGGTGAAACATTAATAGTTCATCTTTAGATCATGCCACAGGGACTTTGGTTCTGTTATTCTTTATCTTTCTAAGTGCCTCTTCTCTATCCTTTTAAAGACTTATCCAGAActcttggggagggtggaaaggccCTCTTTTAACAACCTTTGACAGTACCTCACCTTAGAGCCTCAGgtattgctttttccttttatttttccatgtggtCTCTtgatgcacatacacacacagatcattatgtgatattttattataagagGAAATTTTAGAATACTGATAATTTACCAATAAAGATTACCTAAAATGAACTCAGTTTTTCAATGCATCTTTTGCTTTTTAAGGTTTATATCAGTCCTCCCCAGATCTGCTTGCTAATTTGCTGCAGTTTTCCAGAGGTTAACTGCTACTCAGTAGGTTGTTTTGTTCAAATGGTAGAAGTCCCTCATTCTATTTAGGCCAGTCTGTCTCTAGTTTGGCCTCTGGGCCAGCCTATGTCTTCTAAGTTGTGGGTCCTGCATTTCCCTTTTTGAAATGTTGTAATGGTGTTAAGAAATAAACCTGCAGAAAACCGCCCTGTGACTTTGTTTTGGGGATTTCATATCCAAATGCAAAGATGAATGTGATGCatagaaaagcaggaaaaaaagtatCAACTAGCATGTGTGGTATTATcccatttttgaaaaaagttacAACTAATGTAAGTATATGCTTAGAAAAGTCTGAAAGGAGAAACATCAAAATGTCATGATTATCTCTGGTTAGGGGTATTATATGtgattttccttatttccttatGCCTttgtttattctgatttttttcttaaagcattgagcatgtattacttttacgtaagaaaaaataaataaaactgttttcattttgggaaaataaatctttctaTTATTTCTGAGCCAGGCTTCCTCTTTTCATTCACCTTCAGCTAGTACTACTTCATGTACTGGATGTGAACAAGAaaatctttcatatatttttccccaCCATCTACATTTTAGCATTTCATACTGGTATGTTCATTTACCTCCTAATACATGTACACAGCCCAGAACAACTAACATTAGAGACCAATGTGTATGAGATCCACTGCTTCCATTACAGTTTTCAAAGAGTCATCTATTTCTCAAAAAGCACTGGATAGTTAATCCAAAGATGTGCGAAAACATGTTTTTATGGCTGTTTTGGGAATAGAGTATACATTTCTTTGGGAATTACTTGTTGTCTGGGTTACAGCCTAACCCTTACAGCTCAGTTTGGAGAAATTAATGGTAATTTCTCTTTGTTCCTAAGAGATCATACAGTTCTTGAAGGCAGGTTTATCTTTTATTCCAACTACCTTTTTGCCACTGTCCAGCTCAGCCTAGCACAGCAACATTAGTGgactttataaatgtttattgtttattctgATGGGACTGAAGCACTGACATGAAAATGAGGGCAGGATCACTTATTTTTCTGTCAGGGTTTTCATTATATGCTGTGAAGATTTGTGGTAGTAACAGCAAGAAAATTATCatagaaaatagagataatgCTGAGGTTAATGAGTTATAGGGAAATCTCTTAAGAGATAACAATAATCATATTAATGACTGACATTTCTTTTCAGTCATTTAATTTCttgattactatgtgccaggcactaagctaAGTACTTTTTATCATTGTCTCATTTAACTGTTATGCTAAGAAGAAGGTACTATATCCcccttttacaggtgaggaaacgtGGTAACTTGTCAAATTCATGTAGCTTATAAGATGCAAACCTGGAGTTTGAGCTCAGGTATATGAggtttgcatttcattttctgcCAACTGTCTGCTTCCACTTGCATTCGCACTCTGTGCCCCATCTGAATCACACtgggtgtttaataaatatatgttttggtTGTAAGGAGAGTTACAATAAGCAAAAGAGAAATACCTCTACCTTTTACTCTTTCTCATTCTCAGCCTGATGATCCTATGGGGAAATGAGTTGCACTTAATTTCTCTACCAGGTTATCTGACTCATATTCCTCTTGCTTCTTTAAAGCAGCGTCTCTACTGTTTAGAATAAATTCAGAATGTCTGTTCCTTTCATTGTTTCCTCTACTTACTGACTATTGAAATTGTCAAGAATGTATAAGAATTTGTCAGGCCCACTTTTTAGAGAATGAGACTTTTGGCAGGCAGTAGCAGCAGCCCTGAAGTCTCCCCTTCCTACTATAATTTGCCTCTGTGCCAGCCCTGCAGTCTGTACTAGGATGGTGTGTAGCTTTTTAGGTTGTCAGTATCATGCAGCCATGATAATGAAACTTccctttttgtctctttattcttCATTCATCTGCTCTCTGCTATGTTTTGGATGTCAGGGACTGGTTTTGCCATATTGGCATACATCTGGACATTTAGTTTCTTTGCCCTATctgtcatttgaaaaaaaaagctgGTCTATAATGATAGTTCAGCGTTAAGGCTATGTAGTCAGATAGTTTGGGTTTGAATCCCTGCTTCGCTCACCAGCTGAGTGACCTCTGATGAGTTATTTATCTGCCtcagatttttgttgttttgttttcctttgtgtaaaacagggataatagtAGTACCTACTTTGTAGGCCTGCTGTGAAGGGCACAATTAATAATGTATGTAACCTATTTCATACATAGTAACTGAAACAAGTGCCCGATACATATTGGCTATCAttgtagctattattttaaacaacACATTCTTTTAGTCACTAGGCCCACCTTACCAAATcttgtatgttttttttccctcttgtttagaggcaaggtcttgctctgtcacccaggttgaagtgcagtggcgtgatcatagctcattgcagccttgaattcttagcacaagtgatcctccttcctcaacctcctgagtagctgagactatgggtgtgcaccaccatgcctggttaattttttaatttttttttatagaaacaaggtcttgctatgttgcctaggctggtctcaaactcctggcctcaagtgatccttctacctcagcctcccaaagcactggaattacaggcatgagccactgtgccgtgCCTTGTGTGATATTTATATGAGCATATTAATCTTGGAATAGTTTATTGTACTTgactttttttgttgtcattaaCTTTCATGGATCACTAAACACTCCACattggtgggtttttttggtttttaatcttCCTTGGCTATTTACAGTTAATCTGGATAACTTTTGAAAATCCAAAGTCAGTTTGGCACCTGCTATAGGCCAGGCACCCAGACAGCACTTGGATATAGGGGTGAATATAAGAGGACTCCTGTGTTGAGGGAACTCACAATTTGGATCATGGAGTTGAGTGGGGAGGGTAAGCAGAAGCCTACGCAGCTAAATTTGATGGGGTATGAGGGGTAGCACAGCAGAGAAATCAGCATGAGCAAAGATCCAGAAATGTAAAAGTTTAT carries:
- the SSBP1 gene encoding single-stranded DNA-binding protein, mitochondrial; its protein translation is MFRRPLLQVLHQFVRHESEIASSLVLERSLNRVQLLGRVGQDPVMRQVEGKNPVTIFSLATNEMWRSGDNEEYQMGDVSQKTTWHRISVFRPGLRDVAYQYVKKGARIYVEGKVDYGEYMDKNNVRRQATTIIADNIIFLSDQTKEKA